Proteins from one Amycolatopsis benzoatilytica AK 16/65 genomic window:
- the sthA gene encoding Si-specific NAD(P)(+) transhydrogenase, producing MRLRRLWSVSEYEYDLIVIGSGPGGQKAAIAAAKLGKKVAVVDRHDMVGGVCVNTGTIPSKTLREAVLYLTGMNQRELYGASYRVKQDITVADLMARTQHVIGREVQVVRAQLLRNHVDLIRGIGSFADPHTVLVDGKHRGDRRTITGDYVVIATGTRPARPDHVDFDAARVLDSDEILALESIPSSLVVVGAGVIGIEYASMFAALGSRVTVVEQRDQMLDFCDPEIVESLKFQLRDLGVTFRFGEKVANVAVSDDATVTTLVSGKRIPADAVMYSAGRQGMTGELGLENAGLAADRRGRLEVDEHYRTSVEHVYAVGDVIGFPALAATSMDQGRLAAYHAFGEPAHDIGALQPIGIYTIPEISYVGATEAQLTSSSVPYEVGIARYRELARGQISGDSYGMLKLLVSTADRKLLGVHVFGTGATDLVHIGQAVMGCGGTVDYLVDAVFNYPTLSEAYKVAALDATNKIRALERFGG from the coding sequence ATGCGGTTGCGCAGGCTCTGGTCGGTGAGCGAATACGAGTACGACCTCATCGTCATCGGTTCGGGTCCGGGAGGACAGAAAGCCGCCATCGCGGCGGCGAAACTGGGGAAGAAAGTAGCGGTCGTCGACCGGCACGACATGGTCGGCGGCGTGTGCGTGAACACGGGCACTATCCCGTCGAAGACGCTGCGCGAAGCCGTGCTGTACCTGACCGGCATGAACCAGCGCGAGCTGTACGGCGCGAGCTACCGGGTCAAACAGGACATCACTGTCGCCGACCTGATGGCTCGGACGCAGCACGTGATCGGCCGCGAGGTCCAGGTGGTGCGCGCGCAACTGCTGCGCAACCACGTCGACCTGATCCGCGGCATCGGTTCGTTCGCCGACCCGCACACCGTCCTGGTCGACGGCAAGCACCGAGGCGACCGGCGCACGATCACCGGCGACTACGTGGTGATCGCGACCGGCACCCGCCCGGCGCGCCCGGACCACGTCGACTTCGACGCCGCCCGCGTGCTCGACTCGGACGAGATCCTGGCGCTGGAGTCGATCCCGTCGTCGCTGGTCGTCGTCGGGGCCGGGGTGATCGGCATCGAGTACGCGTCGATGTTCGCCGCGCTCGGCTCGCGGGTGACGGTGGTCGAACAGCGCGACCAGATGCTCGACTTCTGCGACCCGGAGATCGTCGAGTCGCTCAAGTTCCAGCTGCGCGACCTCGGCGTCACGTTCCGGTTCGGGGAGAAGGTCGCGAACGTCGCGGTGTCCGACGACGCCACTGTGACGACGCTGGTCAGCGGCAAGCGGATCCCGGCGGACGCGGTGATGTACTCGGCCGGACGGCAGGGCATGACCGGTGAGCTGGGGCTGGAAAACGCCGGCCTGGCCGCGGACCGCCGAGGCCGGCTCGAGGTCGACGAGCACTACCGGACGTCGGTCGAGCACGTGTACGCGGTCGGCGACGTGATTGGCTTCCCGGCGCTCGCCGCGACGTCGATGGACCAGGGCAGGCTCGCCGCGTACCACGCGTTCGGCGAGCCGGCGCACGACATCGGGGCGCTGCAACCGATCGGGATCTACACGATTCCGGAGATCTCCTACGTCGGCGCGACCGAGGCGCAGCTGACCTCGTCGTCGGTGCCCTACGAGGTCGGCATCGCGCGGTACCGGGAGCTCGCGCGCGGGCAGATCTCCGGGGACAGCTACGGGATGCTGAAGCTGCTGGTGTCGACCGCCGACCGGAAGCTGCTGGGCGTCCACGTGTTCGGTACCGGCGCGACCGATCTGGTGCACATCGGCCAGGCCGTGATGGGCTGCGGCGGCACGGTGGATTACCTGGTGGACGCGGTGTTCAACTACCCGACGTTGTCGGAGGCGTACAAGGTCGCGGCGCTGGACGCGACGAACAAGATCCGGGCGCTCGAGCGGTTCGGCGGCTGA
- a CDS encoding replication-associated recombination protein A, protein MAQDELFTVNPDAGPPPEPSGANQAEPQADPATSPLAVRMRPRTLDEVVGQQHLLREGAPLRRLVEGAAPASVLLYGPPGTGKTTLANLVSIATGRRFVAMSALSAGVKEVRGVIEEARRRRLYNTENTVLFIDEVHRFSKTQQDALLGAVEDRTVLLVAATTENPSFSVVSPLLSRSLVLQLRPLTDDDIVAVLERALTDERGLGGELALTDEARAHLVRLAGGDARRALTALEAAADAASATENKTIDLAVVESTVDKAAVRYDRDGDQHYDVISAFIKSIRGSDVDAALHYLARMIEAGEDPRFLARRLVVHASEDVGLADPTALQAAVAAAHAVQFIGMPEGRLALAQATIHLATAPKSNAVVTAIDTALSDVRRGAIGTVPPHLRDGHYAGAKQLGNAQGYRYPHNVPEGVLAQQYPPDELVGRDYYEPTQRGGERTLAERVPRLRRTIRGERPAK, encoded by the coding sequence GTGGCACAGGACGAACTCTTCACGGTGAACCCCGACGCGGGGCCGCCGCCGGAACCCTCCGGAGCGAACCAGGCCGAACCGCAGGCCGACCCGGCGACCTCGCCGCTGGCGGTCCGGATGCGGCCGCGCACGCTCGACGAGGTGGTCGGACAGCAGCACCTGCTGCGCGAAGGGGCTCCGCTGCGCCGTCTGGTCGAGGGCGCCGCGCCGGCGTCCGTGCTGCTCTACGGTCCGCCCGGCACGGGCAAGACCACGCTGGCCAACCTGGTCTCCATCGCGACCGGCCGCCGGTTCGTCGCGATGTCCGCGTTGTCCGCGGGGGTCAAAGAGGTGCGCGGCGTCATCGAGGAAGCCCGCCGGCGCCGGTTGTACAACACCGAGAACACCGTCCTGTTCATCGACGAGGTCCACCGGTTCTCCAAGACCCAGCAGGACGCGTTGCTCGGCGCGGTCGAGGACCGCACGGTGCTGCTGGTGGCGGCGACCACGGAAAACCCGTCGTTCTCGGTGGTCTCGCCGCTGCTGTCGCGGTCTCTGGTGCTGCAGTTGCGGCCGCTGACCGACGACGACATCGTGGCGGTCCTGGAGCGCGCGCTGACCGACGAGCGCGGCCTGGGCGGCGAACTCGCTCTGACCGACGAGGCCCGCGCGCACCTCGTCCGGCTCGCCGGCGGCGACGCCCGCCGTGCGCTCACCGCGCTGGAAGCCGCCGCCGACGCGGCGTCCGCGACCGAGAACAAGACCATCGACCTCGCCGTCGTCGAGTCCACAGTGGACAAGGCGGCGGTGCGCTACGACCGGGACGGCGACCAGCACTACGACGTCATCAGCGCGTTCATCAAGTCGATCCGAGGTTCGGACGTCGACGCCGCGCTGCACTACCTGGCCCGGATGATCGAGGCGGGGGAGGACCCGCGGTTCCTCGCCCGCCGGCTCGTCGTGCACGCCAGCGAGGACGTCGGCCTGGCCGATCCGACCGCGCTGCAGGCAGCGGTGGCGGCCGCGCACGCGGTCCAGTTCATCGGGATGCCGGAAGGGCGGCTCGCGCTCGCGCAGGCGACCATTCACCTGGCCACCGCGCCGAAGTCGAACGCCGTGGTCACCGCCATCGACACCGCGCTGAGCGACGTCCGCCGGGGAGCGATCGGCACCGTTCCGCCGCACCTGCGCGACGGGCATTACGCGGGTGCCAAGCAGCTCGGCAACGCCCAGGGCTACCGCTACCCGCACAACGTCCCCGAGGGCGTGCTGGCGCAGCAGTACCCGCCGGACGAGCTGGTCGGCCGTGATTACTACGAGCCCACCCAGCGCGGCGGCGAACGCACGCTCGCCGAACGGGTGCCGCGGCTGCGCCGCACCATCCGGGGGGAGCGGCCGGCGAAGTAG
- a CDS encoding NAD(P)-dependent oxidoreductase, producing the protein MTTVAFLGTGIMGRPMAANLARAGLDVRAWNRTRAKAEPLAAEGVAVAGSAAEAVEGADLLVTMLADGPTVAEVFSGLALSPGTAWLQTSTVGIDWIGRLSEAAAAAGVPFVDCPVMGTKVPAEQAQLQVLAAGPEELRDRATPVFDAIGSRTRWLGAEPGIATRLKIVMNAWILTLTNGTGESLALARALGVDPELFFDVMAGTGFDVPYARMKGPMMLAGDYPASFPASLAAKDARLVVEAAGDQIDVAGAAAALAHLEAAVERGHGDDDMAAVYEGIVKK; encoded by the coding sequence ATGACCACTGTCGCATTTCTGGGCACCGGAATCATGGGCCGTCCGATGGCCGCCAACCTCGCCCGCGCCGGGCTGGACGTGCGCGCGTGGAACCGCACGCGCGCCAAGGCGGAACCGCTCGCGGCGGAAGGCGTCGCTGTCGCGGGCTCCGCCGCCGAAGCGGTCGAAGGCGCGGATCTCCTGGTCACCATGCTCGCCGACGGCCCGACCGTCGCCGAGGTCTTCTCCGGTCTCGCGCTCAGCCCCGGCACGGCCTGGTTGCAGACCAGCACCGTCGGCATCGACTGGATCGGCCGCCTCTCCGAAGCCGCCGCGGCAGCCGGCGTTCCGTTCGTCGACTGCCCGGTGATGGGCACCAAGGTCCCGGCCGAACAGGCCCAGTTGCAGGTGCTCGCCGCGGGGCCGGAGGAACTGCGGGACCGCGCGACGCCGGTGTTCGACGCGATCGGCTCGCGCACCCGCTGGCTCGGAGCCGAACCCGGCATCGCGACCCGGCTCAAGATCGTCATGAACGCCTGGATCCTCACCCTCACCAACGGCACCGGCGAAAGCCTCGCGCTGGCCCGTGCACTGGGCGTCGACCCGGAGCTGTTCTTCGACGTCATGGCCGGCACCGGCTTCGACGTTCCGTACGCGCGGATGAAGGGCCCGATGATGCTCGCCGGCGATTACCCGGCCAGTTTCCCGGCGTCGCTCGCCGCCAAAGACGCGCGGCTCGTCGTGGAAGCCGCGGGCGACCAGATCGACGTCGCCGGCGCGGCTGCCGCGCTCGCGCACCTCGAAGCCGCCGTCGAACGCGGCCACGGCGACGACGACATGGCCGCGGTGTACGAGGGAATCGTCAAGAAGTAA
- the aspS gene encoding aspartate--tRNA ligase: protein MLRTHQAGTLRAGQAGQTVTLTGWVARRRDHGGVIFIDLRDASGVAQVVFREGEMAERAHALRSEFCVKVVGEVSRRPEGNANPDIPTGEIEVLATELVVLSEAAPLPFPIDDRVEVGEEVRLKYRYLDLRRSGPAAAIRLRSEVSRVAREVLHAQDFVEIETPTMTRSTPEGARDFLVPARLKPGSWYALPQSPQLFKQLLMVGGMERYFQIARCYRDEDFRADRQPEFTQLDIEMSFVEQDDVIAVGEAIVTALWKLVGHEIATPIPRITYRESMAKYGSDKPDLRFDLEITELTDFFSDTPFRVFQAPYVGSVVMAGGASQPRRQLDAWQEWAKQRGAKGLAYVLVNEDGTLGGPVAKNLSETERENVAAAAGAKPGDCIFFAAGKVSAAQPLLGAAREEIGRKLGLIDEDAWSFVWVVDAPLFAPVEDIGDDVAVGSGKWTAVHHAFTSPTPEWVDKFEQDPGNALAYAYDLVCNGNEIGGGSIRIHREDVQKRVFALMGLGEEEAQEKFGFLLEAFQFGAPPHGGIAFGWDRIVMLLAKADSLRDVIAFPKTGGGYDPLTAAPAPITAQQRKEAGIDAKPAVPQSKPAAAQEK, encoded by the coding sequence GTGCTCCGCACTCATCAAGCCGGCACCCTGCGTGCCGGGCAGGCCGGTCAGACCGTCACCCTCACCGGATGGGTGGCCCGGCGGCGCGATCACGGCGGAGTCATCTTCATCGACCTCCGGGACGCCAGCGGGGTCGCGCAGGTCGTCTTCCGCGAGGGCGAGATGGCCGAGCGCGCGCACGCTCTGCGGTCGGAGTTCTGCGTGAAGGTCGTCGGCGAGGTGTCGCGGCGGCCGGAGGGCAACGCGAACCCGGACATCCCCACCGGCGAGATCGAGGTGCTGGCCACCGAACTGGTCGTGCTGTCCGAGGCCGCTCCGCTGCCGTTCCCGATCGACGACCGGGTCGAGGTCGGCGAAGAAGTCCGGCTCAAGTACCGCTACCTCGACCTGCGCCGCAGCGGCCCGGCGGCCGCCATCCGGCTGCGCAGCGAGGTCAGCCGGGTGGCTCGCGAGGTGCTGCACGCGCAGGACTTCGTCGAGATCGAGACGCCGACGATGACCCGGTCCACCCCGGAAGGCGCCCGCGACTTCCTCGTCCCGGCCCGCCTCAAGCCGGGCTCCTGGTACGCCCTGCCGCAGTCGCCGCAGCTGTTCAAGCAGCTGCTGATGGTCGGCGGCATGGAGCGCTACTTCCAGATCGCCCGCTGCTACCGCGACGAGGACTTCCGCGCGGACCGGCAGCCCGAGTTCACCCAGCTCGACATCGAGATGAGCTTCGTCGAGCAGGACGACGTGATCGCGGTCGGCGAAGCGATCGTCACGGCGTTGTGGAAGCTGGTCGGCCACGAGATCGCCACCCCGATCCCGCGGATCACCTACCGCGAGTCGATGGCCAAGTACGGCTCGGACAAGCCGGACCTGCGCTTCGACCTCGAGATCACCGAGCTCACCGACTTCTTCTCGGACACGCCGTTCCGGGTGTTCCAGGCCCCCTACGTCGGTTCGGTCGTGATGGCCGGCGGCGCTTCGCAGCCGCGTCGTCAGCTCGACGCGTGGCAGGAATGGGCGAAGCAGCGCGGCGCGAAGGGCCTCGCCTACGTACTGGTCAACGAGGACGGCACGCTCGGCGGCCCGGTCGCCAAGAACCTCTCCGAGACCGAGCGCGAGAACGTCGCGGCCGCCGCGGGCGCGAAGCCCGGCGACTGCATCTTCTTCGCCGCCGGCAAGGTGTCCGCCGCGCAGCCGCTGCTCGGCGCGGCGCGCGAAGAGATCGGCCGCAAGCTCGGCCTGATCGACGAGGACGCCTGGTCGTTCGTCTGGGTCGTGGACGCACCGCTGTTCGCGCCGGTCGAGGACATCGGCGACGACGTCGCGGTCGGCTCCGGCAAGTGGACCGCGGTGCACCACGCGTTCACCTCGCCCACCCCGGAGTGGGTCGACAAGTTCGAGCAGGACCCGGGCAACGCGCTCGCCTACGCCTACGACCTCGTCTGCAACGGCAACGAGATCGGCGGCGGCTCGATCCGTATCCACCGCGAGGACGTCCAGAAGCGCGTGTTCGCGCTGATGGGCCTCGGCGAGGAAGAAGCCCAGGAGAAGTTCGGCTTCCTGCTCGAAGCGTTCCAGTTCGGCGCGCCCCCGCACGGCGGCATCGCGTTCGGCTGGGACCGCATCGTGATGCTGCTGGCCAAGGCCGACTCGCTGCGCGACGTCATCGCCTTCCCGAAGACCGGCGGCGGCTACGACCCGCTCACCGCGGCACCCGCGCCGATCACCGCGCAGCAGCGCAAAGAGGCCGGCATCGACGCGAAGCCGGCGGTCCCGCAAAGCAAGCCGGCTGCCGCTCAGGAGAAGTAG
- a CDS encoding DUF948 domain-containing protein, with protein MSAGQIAALIAAGAFVLLVLLLAIPLLKLGRTLDEATIAIRKAHENSDPILIGANETITHVNTQLERVDGITANAQAVSGNVSALSSVFTATLGGPLVKTAALSYGISKAIRARRKKQDAKAAKAQRPARRRKK; from the coding sequence GTGTCGGCAGGGCAGATCGCCGCGCTGATCGCCGCAGGAGCTTTCGTACTGCTGGTCTTGCTGCTGGCGATCCCGTTGCTCAAGCTCGGCCGGACGCTGGACGAGGCGACCATCGCGATCCGCAAGGCGCACGAGAACAGCGACCCGATCCTGATCGGGGCCAACGAGACGATCACGCACGTCAACACCCAGCTCGAGCGGGTCGACGGGATCACCGCGAACGCACAGGCGGTGAGCGGCAACGTTTCCGCGCTGTCGTCGGTGTTCACCGCGACGCTCGGCGGCCCGCTGGTGAAGACCGCCGCGCTGTCCTACGGGATCAGCAAGGCGATCCGCGCGCGCCGCAAGAAGCAGGACGCGAAGGCCGCCAAGGCGCAGCGCCCGGCCCGCCGGAGGAAGAAGTGA
- a CDS encoding DUF389 domain-containing protein has protein sequence MLHLRAVCPPESTDETLELLQSHPGAAHLIVHRGAAVSPPGDLIEADVAREAADEIVDGLCTLGLDRTGGITMESLDTALSDAADAAEEAAPGEGADAVVWQELLGRTGEESRWNATFQAFLAIACLLAAVGVLTDSSVTIVGAMVVGPEFGPLAAIAVGLVLSRWDLVRRAGVALVGGFPIAMAITLIGVLLGGTAGLFDPHAILSNHEVDFVYQVGPASFVVALLAGAAGMLAMTSAKSAALVGVFISVTTVPAAGYAMVAAVAGRWDRAGFSLLQLLVNLFGIVLAAAIVLILRRRKQRSGALLRPLSRG, from the coding sequence GTGCTGCACCTCAGGGCAGTTTGCCCGCCGGAGAGCACTGACGAAACGCTGGAACTGCTGCAAAGCCACCCGGGCGCGGCGCACCTGATCGTGCACCGCGGGGCGGCCGTCTCGCCGCCGGGCGACCTGATCGAGGCGGACGTCGCGCGGGAGGCGGCCGACGAGATCGTCGACGGCCTGTGCACGCTCGGTCTCGACCGCACCGGCGGCATCACGATGGAATCGCTGGACACGGCGCTCTCCGATGCCGCCGACGCGGCCGAGGAAGCTGCCCCCGGCGAAGGCGCGGACGCGGTCGTCTGGCAGGAGCTGCTCGGCCGCACCGGCGAGGAATCGCGCTGGAACGCGACGTTCCAGGCGTTCCTCGCCATCGCGTGCCTGCTCGCCGCGGTCGGCGTGCTCACCGACTCGTCGGTGACCATCGTCGGCGCGATGGTGGTCGGCCCGGAGTTCGGGCCGCTCGCCGCGATCGCCGTCGGGCTGGTCCTGAGCCGCTGGGACTTGGTGCGCCGCGCCGGGGTCGCGCTGGTCGGCGGCTTCCCGATCGCCATGGCGATCACGCTGATCGGCGTGCTGCTCGGCGGCACCGCCGGGTTGTTCGACCCGCACGCGATCCTCAGCAACCACGAGGTCGATTTCGTGTACCAGGTCGGGCCGGCGTCGTTCGTGGTCGCGCTGCTCGCCGGAGCGGCCGGAATGCTGGCGATGACGTCGGCGAAATCGGCGGCGCTGGTCGGCGTGTTCATTTCGGTGACGACGGTGCCCGCGGCGGGCTACGCGATGGTCGCCGCGGTCGCCGGACGCTGGGACCGGGCCGGGTTTTCGCTGCTGCAGCTGCTCGTCAACCTCTTCGGAATCGTTCTTGCTGCGGCCATTGTGCTGATCCTCCGGCGGCGCAAGCAACGTTCCGGCGCGTTGCTACGTCCGCTTTCCCGAGGGTGA
- a CDS encoding metallophosphoesterase family protein, with product MVSSVAVLSDIHGVLPALDAVLAEPDVLAADLIVLSGDLAAGPLPCQTLDRLVSLGDRAVWVRGNADRELVTLAGGGETKIPDPIGPWSATRLRPDQVKLLAGLPLTATLEVDGLGEVLFCHATPRDDEEVVLVDSPLSRWAEVLDGVTAETVVCGHTHMPFLRLADRCRIVNPGSVGMPYGTTGAHWARLGPGVELRRTAYDVEAACQQLVEMSEYPGIHDWNDFYVRNPASDAEALRVFSPRARGTNAT from the coding sequence ATGGTGTCTTCGGTCGCGGTGCTGTCCGACATCCACGGCGTGCTGCCCGCGCTCGACGCGGTGCTCGCCGAGCCCGACGTGCTGGCCGCGGACCTGATCGTGCTGTCCGGCGATCTCGCCGCCGGCCCGCTGCCCTGCCAGACGCTGGACCGGCTGGTCTCGCTCGGCGACCGCGCGGTGTGGGTGCGCGGCAACGCCGACCGCGAACTGGTCACGCTGGCCGGCGGCGGCGAAACGAAGATCCCGGACCCGATCGGCCCGTGGTCGGCGACGCGACTGCGACCGGACCAGGTGAAGCTGCTCGCCGGATTGCCGCTGACCGCGACACTGGAGGTGGACGGCCTCGGCGAAGTGCTGTTCTGCCACGCCACCCCGCGCGACGACGAAGAGGTCGTCCTGGTGGACAGCCCGCTTTCGCGGTGGGCCGAAGTGCTGGACGGCGTCACTGCCGAAACGGTGGTGTGCGGCCACACGCACATGCCGTTCCTGCGACTGGCCGACCGCTGCCGGATCGTCAACCCGGGCAGTGTCGGAATGCCCTACGGCACAACGGGCGCGCACTGGGCCCGGCTCGGCCCAGGCGTCGAACTGCGCCGCACTGCCTACGACGTCGAGGCAGCCTGCCAGCAGCTCGTCGAGATGTCGGAGTACCCAGGAATCCACGACTGGAACGACTTCTACGTACGGAATCCAGCGTCAGATGCGGAAGCGTTACGGGTTTTCAGCCCACGCGCTCGCGGAACGAACGCCACATGA
- a CDS encoding intein-containing Rv2578c family radical SAM protein, with product MCSTGGVRWEQLRAGKEETLPGLGAFGEVVRSVRAPEFGGVTFHEVRARSVLNRVPESSAVPFRWSVNPYRGCSHACTYCLEGDTPVLMADGRAKPIADLRVGDRIMGTRGHGVARRLVPTEVLAHWTTVREAYRVALDDGTQIIAGPDHRFLSARGWKYVTGSKLGAAQRPRLEAGTELVGGGRFVRTPDDTLGYRAGYLCGMLRSGGFAAEPDAAARALAYLPDFGSSVGFMRIPPEPDAHWSRGFLAGLFDLAGGYRRGTLSIAHDENEVVDMLFAALDRFSFGYETVGHRQHPGRRQARLTGGTAEVLRFLHLVDPAVEWKRSLEGTVIGGVRRTVTSVLSLGLELPLFDITTGTGDFIADGMVSHNCFARNTHTYLDFDAGHDFDSQVVVKINAPEVLAAQVNRPSWQREPVAMGTNTDPYQRVEGRYRLMPGIIRALADSGTPLSILTKGTMLSRDLPLLAAARQDVPVHLAVSLALLDGELQRRLEPGTPSPRARLDLIRKAAAAGLPCSVMVAPVLPYLTDSPDALDPLFAQLAEAGATRVTVLPLHLRPGAREWFAAWLKREYPDLAPRYRRLYARGSYVDRGYRERLATVVAPLLRRHGLDPRAPRAHSETRAPAEGAGEKGVALPEQRDAEAGQRAGEAEQLRLL from the coding sequence ATGTGTTCGACTGGTGGGGTGCGTTGGGAACAGTTGCGAGCGGGGAAGGAGGAGACGCTCCCCGGTCTCGGTGCGTTTGGGGAGGTCGTGCGTTCGGTACGGGCTCCCGAGTTCGGCGGCGTCACCTTTCACGAGGTGCGCGCCCGGTCGGTGCTGAACCGGGTGCCCGAGTCGTCCGCGGTGCCGTTCCGGTGGTCGGTGAACCCTTATCGCGGGTGTTCCCACGCGTGCACCTACTGCCTCGAAGGCGATACGCCGGTGCTGATGGCGGACGGCCGGGCCAAGCCGATCGCGGACCTGCGCGTCGGCGACCGCATCATGGGCACCCGCGGGCACGGCGTCGCGCGCCGGCTCGTGCCCACCGAGGTGCTCGCGCACTGGACCACGGTGCGCGAGGCGTACCGCGTCGCGCTGGACGACGGCACGCAGATCATCGCCGGGCCGGACCACCGGTTCCTGAGCGCGCGCGGCTGGAAGTACGTCACCGGCAGCAAACTGGGCGCCGCGCAACGCCCGCGACTGGAGGCGGGCACCGAGCTCGTCGGCGGCGGCCGGTTCGTCCGGACCCCGGACGACACGCTCGGCTACCGGGCCGGCTACCTGTGCGGAATGCTCCGGTCCGGCGGTTTCGCCGCGGAACCGGACGCGGCCGCGCGAGCCTTGGCCTACCTGCCGGATTTCGGCTCGTCGGTGGGTTTCATGCGCATCCCGCCGGAACCGGACGCGCACTGGTCGCGCGGTTTCCTGGCCGGTTTGTTCGACCTCGCGGGCGGCTACCGGCGCGGCACGCTGTCCATCGCGCACGACGAGAACGAAGTGGTGGACATGCTGTTCGCCGCGCTGGACCGGTTCTCGTTCGGCTACGAGACGGTCGGCCACCGGCAGCACCCCGGCCGCAGGCAGGCCCGGCTCACCGGCGGAACCGCCGAAGTCCTGCGGTTCCTGCACCTGGTGGACCCGGCCGTCGAATGGAAGCGTTCGCTGGAGGGCACCGTGATCGGCGGCGTCCGGCGCACTGTCACCAGCGTCCTGTCGCTGGGCCTGGAACTGCCGCTGTTCGACATCACCACCGGCACCGGCGATTTCATCGCGGACGGCATGGTGTCGCACAACTGCTTCGCCCGCAACACCCATACGTACCTGGATTTCGACGCCGGGCACGATTTCGACAGCCAGGTCGTGGTCAAGATCAACGCGCCAGAAGTCCTTGCCGCCCAAGTGAATCGACCGAGCTGGCAACGGGAACCGGTCGCGATGGGCACCAACACGGATCCGTACCAGCGCGTCGAGGGCCGCTACCGGCTGATGCCCGGCATCATCCGGGCGCTGGCGGATTCCGGAACGCCGCTGTCGATTCTCACCAAAGGCACCATGCTGAGCCGGGACCTTCCGCTGCTGGCGGCGGCGCGCCAGGACGTACCGGTGCATCTGGCAGTATCGCTGGCGCTGCTGGACGGCGAGCTGCAACGCCGGCTGGAACCCGGCACGCCCAGCCCGCGCGCCAGACTCGACCTAATCCGCAAGGCCGCCGCCGCCGGACTGCCGTGCTCGGTGATGGTCGCGCCGGTGCTGCCGTACCTGACCGATTCGCCGGACGCGCTGGACCCGCTGTTCGCGCAACTGGCCGAGGCTGGCGCGACCAGAGTGACTGTGCTGCCGCTGCACCTTCGACCGGGCGCGCGAGAGTGGTTCGCGGCCTGGCTGAAGCGGGAGTACCCGGACCTGGCCCCGCGGTACCGGCGGCTGTACGCCCGAGGCAGCTACGTCGACCGGGGCTACCGGGAACGGCTGGCCACGGTGGTGGCGCCGCTGCTGCGCCGGCACGGGTTGGATCCGCGGGCTCCCCGGGCGCACTCGGAGACCCGGGCGCCGGCGGAGGGAGCGGGGGAGAAGGGCGTGGCGCTGCCGGAGCAACGCGACGCGGAAGCGGGACAACGAGCCGGAGAAGCGGAACAGCTGCGGCTGCTGTGA
- a CDS encoding SGNH/GDSL hydrolase family protein: MVLGVTVISVGVTPVPKAAPVVRERPAPEPRRAERLVVLGDSTAVGLGDPLPERGGWRGVGPLVAAALGVGEDGYLNPSFSGARMGCVRTGQLPAALAHRPDVALVIVGMNDTLRPDFDAERIAAELTAIVRELSAIGTTVLPVRFHDHSKVFRLPPSLKRALGARVAELNAAIDGVVETEGIACLDLDALPGAYDLTVWSVDRLHPSELGHRLLAQGFAGLAAEAGFAVPEPVSLTCSGGVEPSTAGHLGWLVAKGVPWLWRRGREFLPYAAVIMWRSFRERVG, encoded by the coding sequence ATGGTCTTGGGCGTGACCGTGATCAGTGTCGGAGTCACCCCAGTCCCGAAAGCCGCCCCCGTCGTCCGCGAGAGGCCCGCGCCCGAGCCGCGTCGTGCCGAACGGCTGGTGGTGCTCGGGGATTCGACAGCCGTCGGCCTCGGCGATCCGTTGCCGGAGCGCGGCGGATGGCGTGGCGTGGGGCCGCTGGTCGCGGCCGCGCTCGGCGTCGGCGAAGACGGTTACCTCAACCCGTCGTTCAGCGGCGCTCGGATGGGGTGCGTCCGCACCGGCCAGCTGCCCGCCGCGCTCGCGCATCGGCCCGATGTCGCTTTGGTGATCGTCGGGATGAACGACACCTTGCGGCCGGACTTCGATGCTGAGCGCATCGCTGCCGAGCTGACCGCGATCGTGCGCGAGCTGTCGGCAATCGGGACCACCGTGCTGCCGGTCCGGTTTCATGACCACAGCAAGGTTTTTCGCCTCCCGCCGTCGTTGAAGCGCGCATTGGGCGCGCGCGTCGCCGAGCTGAACGCGGCGATCGACGGCGTGGTCGAGACCGAAGGCATCGCGTGTCTCGACCTCGACGCGTTGCCGGGCGCCTACGACCTCACGGTGTGGAGTGTCGATCGGCTGCATCCGTCTGAGCTGGGGCACCGGCTGCTCGCGCAGGGCTTCGCCGGACTGGCGGCCGAGGCCGGTTTCGCGGTGCCGGAACCGGTGAGCTTGACGTGTTCCGGCGGCGTCGAGCCGAGCACTGCCGGACACCTCGGCTGGCTGGTCGCGAAGGGCGTGCCGTGGCTGTGGCGGCGCGGACGCGAGTTCCTGCCTTACGCGGCGGTGATCATGTGGCGTTCGTTCCGCGAGCGCGTGGGCTGA